Proteins found in one Pyrus communis chromosome 15, drPyrComm1.1, whole genome shotgun sequence genomic segment:
- the LOC137717393 gene encoding protein ECERIFERUM 26-like: protein MAELITFICKRTVVSTKPVQAGKTYPLSVLDRHMEENHLRMVLYYPSTGVPTKPGEITTKLRESLAVTLTNYPIITGRLQKNDEEQWMIKCNDAGLRMIEAKARGSLEEWLRNVDREKELMLVYWEEMYHKPYFWSTFYVQLTEFEDGGLAIGLSCTHLLADQTCATMFIKAWADTTVFSKMMHPPFFYPLPSQRPGNGKLNQTPYTALINHYKTSISKSIDIVDAKHTTVTLVFSDDMVRACIAMAQPIDGTDKSSPTPFEALSGLFWVCISKVKGMRNGLVDMSIRMDMRKVLGLDKGFFGNCMVYNKVHLEGFQEDNLSQAASSIGEVVAKMDREGIMDLIEWLVCKDDRSRSLMNSCDLICASLEGVDPFSIIFEDVIVPIRVSCYVEPVSALGQVLILPAKPGDGELSRVVMVTLPRDEAIKMCEHDLILRLSPTILMDVNKP from the exons ATGGCCGAGCTTATCACATTCATCTGCAAACGAACCGTGGTGAGCACGAAGCCTGTCCAAGCCGGAAAAACCTACCCCCTATCCGTTCTTGACCGCCACATGGAAGAGAACCACCTTAGGATGGTGTTGTACTATCCATCAACTGGAGTGCCAACAAAGCCTGGTGAAATCACAACGAAGCTTAGAGAGTCCCTTGCAGTAACACTTACTAATTATCCGATAATTACAGGCCGGTTGCAGAAGAATGACGAAGAGCAGTGGATGATAAAGTGCAATGATGCGGGCTTGAGAATGATTGAGGCTAAGGCCAGAGGGAGTTTGGAGGAGTGGTTAAGAAATGTGGATAGGGAGAAGGAGCTTATGCTTGTTTATTGGGAGGAAATGTACCATAAGCCTTATTTTTGGTCTACATTTTATGTTCAG CTTACTGAATTTGAGGATGGTGGACTAGCAATTGGGCTGAGTTGCACTCATCTCCTTGCAGATCAAACTTGTGCAACCATGTTCATCAAAGCTTGGGCCGACACGACAGTCTTCAGCAAAATGATGCACCCTCCATTTTTCTACCCGTTGCCTTCGCAGAGGCCAGGAAACGGAAAGCTGAACCAAACGCCCTACACTGCCTTGATCAACCATTACAAAACCTCCATCAGCAAGTCAATTGACATCGTCGATGCAAAACACACGACTGTTACTCTCGTTTTTTCAGACGACATGGTTCGGGCTTGCATTGCCATGGCCCAGCCCATTGATGGAACTGACAAATCAAGCCCAACACCGTTTGAGGCCCTTTCTGGGCTCTTTTGGGTTTGTATTAGCAAGGTAAAAGGAATGAGAAATGGGCTTGTTGACATGTCTATACGCATGGATATGAGAAAAGTTTTGGGGTTAGATAAGGGCTTCTTTGGAAATTGCATGGTTTATAATAAGGTTCATCTGGAGGGTTTCCAAGAAGATAATTTGTCACAAGCTGCAAGTTCTATAGGTGAAGTAGTGGCAAAAATGGACCGTGAGGGAATCATGGATTTGATCGAGTGGCTTGTATGTAAGGATGATCGATCTCGGTCTTTGATGAACAGTTGTGATCTCATTTGTGCTAGCTTAGAGGGTGTAGACCCATTCTCGATTATTTTTGAAGATGTGATAGTACCCATTCGTGTGTCGTGTTATGTTGAGCCGGTGTCCGCATTAGGGCAAGTTTTGATCCTTCCGGCGAAGCCAGGCGATGGTGAGCTAAGTAGGGTGGTAATGGTTACGCTTCCACGTGATGAGGCCATAAAAATGTGTGAACACGATCTTATTTTACGCCTCTCTCCGACCATCTTGATGGATGTGAATAAACCCTAG